One part of the Gemmatimonas sp. genome encodes these proteins:
- a CDS encoding UvrD-helicase domain-containing protein gives MTSLMQPFHALRVALDPGITLVEASAGTGKTFAITRLVLRLLLERKVDHLGEILLVTFTEKATQELIGRIRAVLRDADRVWSDTPPARDAGNDDLFVLRDLHGEAGGPIVRSALAALDDLGVSTIHGFCHRVLTESALESRVHFGGTFLEDDTEILQRLTQDWIRRRVLHDEASAALIADSGEDPQGWIRNLVRPYMRHPRTSIDAAPDAAPQLLRDFVLSVSKAFELEKHSRHLMGFDDLLRRLHDILVSEGPHGVLASRIRERFRVALIDEFQDTDPTQFPIFSTAFAGCPLFLIGDPKQSIFAFRNADVRAYLKAAANIAQRYTLLTNFRSTDAMVRAVTQLFGNNREPFACSPDLIGVPQVTAANQVRVPDALLHDDKCALEWMWVGEAYNTSKNGISKERGTSIAIRGVTVEIRRLTTAGVGAGAMAVLVRTNAEAQEVKASLDAAGIPSVVGANQDVLASEEAHELVCLAEAIASPRDGVAVRAAMATRLWGCDANAVADTLRNDGTGSWNGILDQLVRARTMWLRHGGATALAWLLNECGATARLLSIQGGERRVTNLRHVLEILQEADALSPLMPDAVLGWVSNERASGITPERREMRLESDVDAVQILTIHKAKGLQWPVVFCPTLWNSRSFAQKAMGVPYSLTPLDDGMVLDIGSAMQAQRSEQKELEQLGEDLRLAYVALTRAESRCYVTWGNFSDAATSSIGWLVQGGGETIDRDAIDALVAANTDTMAMADVVLEMPTTPVSSTRATAAVRAPLQFKTAAGQLAIWRSSSFTMLTRNVAHVDSRDVDDVLLPDEVRRTAVQVSGFRGVPAGADIGNVLHGLFEHTDFTNPDATTDADVQDALRAYGVAIPRDGRWTPAHIREMMAMVCRAAMPGMDFALTSVPHEATLREWRFSMPVRDFSIGAVADALAEHGSDHAREYAPMLRRLRDDQFRGYLTGSIDLAFEHDGRWHILDWKSNWLGANDADYAADALGHAMYASHYTLQYHVYLVALHRHLTARQPGYDARHHWGPVTYAFLRGIAPAGPNGWFTDAPTPELLYALDRAFGGTP, from the coding sequence GTGACGTCGCTCATGCAACCCTTCCATGCGCTCCGCGTCGCCCTCGATCCGGGTATCACGCTGGTCGAGGCCAGTGCAGGCACGGGAAAGACGTTTGCCATCACGCGATTGGTGCTGCGCCTCCTGCTCGAGCGAAAGGTCGACCATCTGGGCGAGATCCTCCTGGTCACCTTCACCGAGAAGGCCACGCAGGAGCTGATCGGACGTATCCGTGCCGTGCTGCGCGACGCCGATCGCGTCTGGTCAGACACGCCGCCAGCGCGCGATGCCGGTAACGACGACTTGTTCGTATTGCGCGACCTGCATGGTGAGGCCGGTGGCCCGATCGTGCGCTCGGCCCTCGCCGCCCTCGACGACCTTGGCGTCTCCACGATTCACGGCTTCTGCCACCGGGTGCTGACCGAGAGCGCGCTCGAGAGCCGCGTGCATTTCGGCGGCACCTTTCTGGAAGACGACACGGAGATCCTGCAGCGGCTCACGCAGGACTGGATTCGACGTCGGGTGCTGCATGACGAAGCCTCGGCGGCCCTCATCGCCGACAGTGGCGAAGATCCGCAGGGCTGGATCAGGAATCTGGTGCGGCCCTACATGCGGCACCCCCGCACCTCGATCGATGCGGCTCCCGATGCGGCGCCGCAACTGCTGCGCGACTTCGTACTCTCGGTGTCGAAGGCCTTTGAACTGGAGAAGCATTCGCGCCACCTCATGGGTTTCGACGACCTGCTGCGTCGGCTGCACGACATTCTCGTGTCGGAAGGACCGCACGGAGTGCTGGCCTCGCGAATCCGTGAGCGCTTTCGGGTAGCGCTCATTGATGAGTTTCAGGATACCGACCCGACGCAGTTCCCCATCTTCTCGACGGCATTTGCTGGTTGTCCGCTGTTCCTGATCGGCGACCCGAAGCAGTCGATCTTCGCCTTCCGCAACGCCGATGTGCGCGCCTATCTCAAGGCCGCCGCGAACATTGCGCAGCGCTACACCCTGCTCACGAACTTCCGCAGCACCGATGCGATGGTGCGCGCCGTGACGCAGCTGTTCGGCAACAATCGCGAACCGTTCGCCTGCAGTCCTGATCTCATCGGCGTGCCACAGGTCACGGCGGCGAATCAGGTGCGCGTGCCCGATGCCCTGTTGCACGATGACAAGTGTGCGCTCGAGTGGATGTGGGTAGGCGAGGCGTACAACACTTCGAAGAACGGCATCTCCAAGGAACGCGGCACGTCGATCGCCATTCGCGGCGTGACCGTGGAAATTCGCCGGCTCACCACTGCCGGTGTCGGCGCCGGTGCGATGGCCGTACTCGTGCGCACCAACGCGGAAGCGCAGGAGGTCAAAGCGTCGCTCGATGCGGCCGGCATTCCTTCGGTGGTGGGCGCCAACCAGGATGTGCTGGCCAGCGAAGAAGCCCACGAACTGGTGTGTCTGGCCGAAGCGATCGCCTCGCCTCGTGACGGCGTAGCGGTTCGGGCGGCTATGGCGACGCGTCTCTGGGGCTGCGATGCGAACGCCGTGGCCGACACGCTGCGCAACGATGGCACTGGCTCGTGGAATGGCATTCTCGATCAGCTGGTTCGCGCCCGAACCATGTGGCTGCGGCACGGCGGTGCCACCGCGCTGGCCTGGCTGCTGAACGAGTGCGGGGCAACTGCACGGCTATTGTCGATCCAGGGCGGCGAGCGACGTGTCACGAACCTGCGCCACGTACTCGAGATACTTCAGGAGGCGGATGCGCTCTCCCCGCTCATGCCCGACGCCGTGCTGGGGTGGGTATCGAACGAGCGGGCGTCGGGGATCACCCCCGAGCGCCGGGAAATGCGTCTGGAAAGTGACGTCGACGCCGTGCAGATCCTTACCATCCACAAAGCGAAGGGACTGCAGTGGCCGGTGGTGTTCTGCCCCACGCTGTGGAACAGTCGGTCGTTCGCGCAGAAGGCGATGGGCGTGCCGTACTCGCTCACGCCACTCGACGACGGGATGGTGCTCGATATCGGTTCCGCGATGCAGGCGCAGCGCAGCGAACAGAAAGAGCTCGAACAGCTTGGCGAAGATCTGCGACTCGCCTACGTGGCGCTGACCCGGGCCGAGTCACGCTGTTACGTGACCTGGGGCAACTTCTCCGACGCGGCGACCTCGTCGATCGGCTGGCTGGTGCAGGGCGGAGGCGAGACGATAGACCGAGACGCCATCGACGCCCTGGTGGCGGCGAATACGGATACGATGGCGATGGCCGACGTGGTCCTCGAGATGCCGACTACGCCAGTGTCATCCACACGCGCCACGGCCGCGGTGCGCGCGCCATTGCAGTTCAAGACGGCTGCGGGGCAGCTGGCTATCTGGCGCAGCAGCAGCTTCACGATGCTTACGCGCAATGTGGCACACGTGGATAGCCGCGACGTCGACGATGTGCTGTTACCCGACGAGGTGCGTCGCACCGCTGTGCAGGTGTCCGGCTTTCGAGGCGTGCCGGCCGGCGCCGATATCGGCAACGTGCTGCATGGCCTGTTCGAGCACACCGACTTCACGAATCCCGACGCGACCACCGACGCCGACGTGCAAGACGCGCTGCGCGCCTACGGAGTGGCGATCCCGCGCGATGGCCGGTGGACGCCTGCCCACATTCGCGAGATGATGGCGATGGTGTGTCGCGCCGCGATGCCCGGTATGGACTTCGCACTCACGTCCGTACCGCACGAGGCCACCCTGCGAGAATGGCGCTTCTCCATGCCGGTGCGCGATTTTTCGATCGGGGCTGTCGCCGACGCACTGGCCGAACATGGCTCCGACCACGCGCGCGAGTATGCGCCAATGTTGCGACGACTGCGCGACGATCAGTTCCGCGGCTATCTCACCGGCTCCATCGACCTTGCC